A window of Halobellus ruber genomic DNA:
ACCACGGGCGTCGGTGCCGCCGCCCCCTCCCCCCACTACGGGGAGACGGCGGCGACCGTGGAGGCGGTGCTTCCCGAACTGCTGTCGGTCGTCGAGGCCGTCGGCGACCCACACGCGGGCCAGCGGATCGAGCGGGAGCGGCAGGCGGTAGTCGCCGACAACCCCGCGGCCCACGCCGCGGTCGACATCGCCCTCCACGATCTCGCCGCGAAACGGCTCGAAGTCCCGCTGTACCGACAGTGGGGACTCGACCCGGAGGCGACCCCGAAGACGTCGTTCACGATCGGGCTCGACGCCACCGACCGGATGCGCGAGAAGGCCGCCGAAGCGGTCGCGGCGGGCCACGACGTGCTGAAGGTGAAACTCGGCACCGACCGCGATCGGGAGATCGTCGCCGCGATCAGGCAGGCCGCCCCCGAGGTCCGCCTCCGCGTCGACGCCAACGAGGCGTGGACGCCGAGGGAGGCGGTCCGCCGGATCGATGCCCTCGACGACCACGGCGTCGAGTTCGTCGAACAGCCCGTGCCCGCCGAGAACCCCGACGGGCTCCGGTACGTCTACGAGCGGTCCGCGCTGCCGATCGCGGCCGACGAGTCCTGCGTGACGCTCTCCGACGTCCCGGCGGTGGCCGACCGGGCGGACATCGCGAACATCAAGCTGATGAAATGCGGCGGTCCCGGGGCGGCAAAGCGGCTGCTCCACGCCGCTCGCGCCCACGGGCTCGAAGTGATGCTCGGGTGTATGATCGAGACGAACGCCGCGATCGCGGCGGCGTGTCACCTCGCGCCGCTGCTCGATTACGCCGACCTCGACGGGTCGCTGCTCCTCGATTCCGACCCCTACGCCGGCGTCCCGATCGACGGCGACGGGATCCACCTGTCGGCGCTTGCGGACGACGGGCGAGCTGGAACGGGCGCGCGACAACGGGACTGAGAACGACGACGCTCGCATTCACCAGCCGGGTCGACGGGGGTGACTTCCGTCAGCGATTGCTGACCGGGAAACGATCCCGGGCGGGACTGGAAGGGGCTGCGCTCTCGGCGAGCGAGACGACGCAAGGACCGCAGGAGCGAGCCGTGCGAGACCGGATGTCTCGCTGGAAACCGGCGGCTCGCCGCCGGTGACGAAGCGAGCGACGAGGACCGCAGCGAGTCGCAGCCGCCGAGAGCGCAGGGGCTTCCGAGGTCTGCTTCGAGTAGTCCGGGT
This region includes:
- a CDS encoding dipeptide epimerase; translated protein: MLDAAFERVSMPLANAFTIARGTQETAENVVVRITDDDGTTGVGAAAPSPHYGETAATVEAVLPELLSVVEAVGDPHAGQRIERERQAVVADNPAAHAAVDIALHDLAAKRLEVPLYRQWGLDPEATPKTSFTIGLDATDRMREKAAEAVAAGHDVLKVKLGTDRDREIVAAIRQAAPEVRLRVDANEAWTPREAVRRIDALDDHGVEFVEQPVPAENPDGLRYVYERSALPIAADESCVTLSDVPAVADRADIANIKLMKCGGPGAAKRLLHAARAHGLEVMLGCMIETNAAIAAACHLAPLLDYADLDGSLLLDSDPYAGVPIDGDGIHLSALADDGRAGTGARQRD